A genomic stretch from Frigoribacterium sp. PvP032 includes:
- a CDS encoding type II toxin-antitoxin system HipA family toxin — MSWVPVQAVEVTAWGERVGAVALDPSLGAYVFEYYPEWAARGVELAPLTMPVRRRRHVFPQLPEATFHRLPALLADALPDDFGNAVIDAWLARQGVGRGAATPLDRLAYMADRAMGALEFRPSRGPRHRTTSAVELSDLVAGARSVLDAEFSNDRETESAIRSLIQVGTSAGGARAKAVVAWDRGTGEVRSGQLPAPEGFEHWLLKLDGMGADSELGQGDSSGRVELAYSAMAGAAGIDMTECRLLEEGDRAHFMTRRFDRLASGKAHAVTLCGTAHLDYRQRQVHDYGQLFDVTARVVGREALPQAFRRMVFNVLAANNDDHTKNTSFLLRSATSSWELAPAYDVTFAHNPTGRFTDQHLMGVDGVWRDPAEADVMRLADRHLVPGASDIVAEVHDAVAGWRGFADEAGVPDRVVRHVEESLLPW; from the coding sequence ATGAGCTGGGTGCCGGTCCAGGCGGTGGAGGTCACGGCCTGGGGCGAGCGGGTCGGCGCGGTCGCCCTCGATCCCTCCCTCGGGGCGTACGTGTTCGAGTACTACCCGGAGTGGGCGGCGCGGGGCGTCGAGCTCGCACCGCTGACCATGCCGGTGCGTCGGCGCCGCCACGTGTTCCCGCAGCTGCCGGAGGCGACGTTCCACCGCCTCCCCGCGTTGCTGGCGGACGCGCTGCCCGACGACTTCGGGAACGCGGTGATCGACGCGTGGCTGGCCCGCCAGGGAGTCGGGCGCGGGGCCGCGACGCCGCTGGACCGGCTCGCGTACATGGCGGACCGCGCGATGGGCGCCCTGGAGTTCAGGCCGTCGAGGGGGCCGCGGCACCGGACGACGAGCGCGGTCGAGCTGAGCGACCTGGTCGCGGGTGCGCGGAGCGTGCTCGACGCCGAGTTCTCGAACGACAGGGAGACCGAGTCGGCGATCCGCTCCCTGATCCAGGTGGGGACGTCGGCGGGAGGCGCACGGGCCAAGGCCGTGGTCGCGTGGGACCGCGGGACCGGCGAGGTCAGGTCGGGCCAGCTGCCGGCTCCTGAGGGCTTCGAGCACTGGCTGCTGAAGCTCGACGGCATGGGGGCCGACTCCGAGCTCGGACAGGGCGACTCGTCAGGTCGGGTCGAGCTGGCGTACTCGGCGATGGCGGGGGCCGCCGGCATCGACATGACCGAGTGCCGGCTGCTCGAGGAGGGCGACAGGGCGCACTTCATGACCCGGCGCTTCGACCGGCTGGCGTCGGGCAAGGCGCACGCGGTGACCCTCTGCGGCACGGCTCACCTCGACTACCGCCAGCGGCAGGTGCACGACTACGGGCAGCTCTTCGACGTGACGGCCCGCGTCGTCGGGCGCGAGGCGCTGCCGCAGGCTTTCCGGCGCATGGTGTTCAACGTGCTGGCGGCGAACAACGACGACCACACGAAGAACACGTCGTTCCTGCTGAGGTCGGCGACGTCGTCGTGGGAGCTGGCCCCGGCGTACGACGTGACGTTCGCGCACAACCCGACTGGCCGGTTCACGGACCAGCACCTGATGGGGGTCGACGGCGTGTGGCGGGACCCCGCCGAGGCGGACGTGATGCGCCTCGCCGACCGGCACCTCGTGCCCGGCGCCTCGGACATCGTCGCCGAGGTGCACGACGCCGTCGCGGGCTGGCGCGGCTTCGCCGACGAGGCAGGGGTGCCCGACCGGGTCGTGCGGCACGTCGAGGAGAGCCTGCTGCCCTGGTGA
- a CDS encoding helix-turn-helix transcriptional regulator, producing the protein MTDQPSSDSPARSTHEWEARVGDQVRALRLEAGLDQVSLARRADVSTSTLQSLENGRGSTLTSLVRVLRALDAEDALDALAPASAVSPIDVLRSADPAPRRRVYRPRAPRGSSGS; encoded by the coding sequence ATGACCGATCAGCCTTCCTCCGACTCGCCCGCCCGGTCCACCCACGAGTGGGAGGCGCGGGTCGGCGACCAGGTGCGAGCGCTGCGGCTCGAGGCCGGTCTCGACCAGGTCTCGCTGGCACGGCGGGCCGACGTCTCGACCAGCACGCTCCAGTCGCTCGAGAACGGGCGAGGGAGCACCCTCACCAGCCTGGTGCGCGTGCTGCGGGCACTCGACGCGGAGGACGCCCTCGACGCCCTCGCCCCGGCGAGCGCCGTGAGCCCCATCGACGTCCTCCGGTCGGCCGACCCGGCCCCTCGTCGTCGCGTCTACCGGCCGCGGGCGCCGCGCGGGAGCAGCGGATCATGA
- a CDS encoding App1 family protein: MPDIRKPAPAAVEPLLHRAARIENSVHRFREKRARKRGLRPTIVPYTGYGSSGWVRVLSRVLLTRTGTLDGADRANVRGWRSFTSVPVEHAVVEVTIGGRTQTVTTDRGGVLDVRLESDLAPGWHVVTITTEGSLPVEAPVAVIDPGARFGIVSDIDDTVMVTSLPRPFLAAWNTFVLNEHARRPVPGMAVLYERLHASVEGCPVVYLSTGAWNVAPTLSRFLSRNLYPSGPLLLTDWGPTHDRFFRSGRLHKQGSLDRLAEEFPQVRWLLVGDDGQHDEELYGRFLRDHPENVAAVAIRELSPSEAVLAGGRSRSEHAQGTDVAWVSAPDGAGLWDQLTDAGVVDARTS; the protein is encoded by the coding sequence ATGCCCGACATCCGAAAGCCGGCCCCGGCCGCTGTCGAGCCCCTCCTGCACCGGGCGGCGCGCATCGAGAACTCCGTGCACCGGTTCCGCGAGAAGCGTGCCCGCAAGCGCGGCCTCCGTCCGACGATCGTGCCGTACACGGGCTACGGCTCGAGCGGGTGGGTGCGCGTGCTCTCCCGCGTGCTGCTGACGCGCACCGGCACCCTGGACGGCGCCGACCGGGCGAACGTCCGTGGCTGGCGCAGCTTCACCAGCGTGCCCGTCGAGCACGCCGTCGTCGAGGTGACCATCGGCGGCCGCACGCAGACGGTGACCACGGATCGCGGCGGCGTCCTCGACGTGCGCCTCGAGTCGGACCTGGCGCCGGGCTGGCACGTCGTGACGATCACCACCGAGGGCTCCCTCCCGGTCGAGGCCCCCGTGGCGGTGATCGACCCCGGCGCGCGCTTCGGCATCGTCTCGGACATCGACGACACGGTCATGGTGACGTCGCTCCCCCGGCCCTTCCTCGCTGCCTGGAACACGTTCGTCCTCAACGAGCACGCGAGGCGACCGGTGCCCGGCATGGCGGTGCTCTACGAGCGGCTGCACGCCTCGGTCGAGGGCTGTCCCGTCGTCTACCTGTCGACGGGCGCCTGGAACGTCGCGCCCACGCTCTCCCGGTTCCTCTCCCGCAACCTCTACCCCAGCGGGCCCCTGCTGCTCACGGACTGGGGCCCGACGCACGACCGGTTCTTCCGCAGCGGCCGTCTCCACAAGCAGGGGTCGCTCGACCGCCTGGCCGAGGAGTTCCCCCAGGTGCGCTGGCTGCTCGTCGGCGACGACGGACAGCACGACGAAGAGCTCTACGGCCGGTTCCTGCGCGACCACCCCGAGAACGTGGCCGCGGTCGCCATCCGCGAGCTGTCGCCCAGCGAGGCCGTGCTCGCCGGCGGACGGTCCAGGTCGGAACACGCCCAGGGCACCGACGTCGCGTGGGTGTCGGCCCCTGACGGCGCGGGTCTCTGGGACCAGCTGACGGACGCCGGGGTGGTCGACGCTCGGACGTCCTGA
- a CDS encoding SOS response-associated peptidase — protein sequence MCGRFVMARASSDLVPLFDVDVSGDSLPDPSWNIAPTRPVTVLIDAAPRGDDAGGPPVRRLAAARWGLVPAGSDGPVGPPVFNARSETAAEKPMFREALVSRRALVPATGWYEWQALPDGGKRAVAVRLPDDEVLLFAALYEWWRDPAAEVGSPSRWLLSTTVLTRASSGPLADVHDRMPVLVGADVMDDWLDPEAEGDDDLLQGVAGLSDETAARLVVHEVSPDVGSVANDSPSLLLPV from the coding sequence ATGTGCGGACGATTCGTGATGGCGCGTGCCTCGAGCGACCTGGTGCCCTTGTTCGACGTCGACGTCTCGGGCGACAGTCTCCCAGACCCTTCCTGGAACATCGCTCCGACCCGCCCGGTGACGGTGCTGATCGACGCGGCGCCCCGCGGGGACGACGCGGGCGGGCCACCCGTGCGCCGCCTCGCCGCGGCCCGGTGGGGCCTCGTCCCGGCGGGCTCGGACGGCCCCGTCGGCCCCCCGGTGTTCAACGCGCGCTCCGAGACGGCGGCCGAGAAGCCGATGTTCCGTGAGGCCCTCGTCTCGCGGCGGGCCCTGGTGCCGGCGACGGGCTGGTACGAGTGGCAGGCCCTGCCCGACGGCGGGAAGCGCGCCGTCGCCGTGCGGCTCCCCGACGACGAGGTCCTCCTGTTCGCGGCCCTGTACGAGTGGTGGCGCGACCCCGCTGCCGAGGTGGGGTCCCCGTCTCGGTGGCTGCTGTCCACGACCGTGCTGACCCGCGCCTCCTCGGGGCCCCTCGCCGACGTCCACGACCGGATGCCGGTGCTGGTGGGCGCCGACGTGATGGACGACTGGCTCGACCCCGAGGCCGAGGGGGACGACGACCTGCTGCAGGGCGTGGCGGGGCTGTCGGACGAGACGGCGGCACGGCTCGTCGTGCACGAGGTGTCCCCCGACGTCGGGTCGGTCGCGAACGACTCCCCGTCGCTGCTGCTGCCCGTGTGA
- a CDS encoding TetR/AcrR family transcriptional regulator translates to MLVTDLHDALPGGSSLLRNEPVQARSSARLTGLLDAAAAIIDEIGYERLTTAMVAERAGASIGTVYRYFPDRIAVVDALALRCVQRLTNRVAETLDADGAADWRGAVDIVIDSKVDLYRNEPGFRAIRFSDAPDAGSPQATSSLSPFAEAVLGMFEQRFGVVRDDESELAVQVVVEIGVSLLARAFLAGGDGDARFVDQCRRVSKSYLESHLTLA, encoded by the coding sequence TTGCTCGTCACCGACCTCCACGACGCACTGCCCGGGGGTTCGTCGCTGCTCAGGAACGAGCCGGTGCAGGCTCGCAGCTCCGCCCGGCTCACCGGCCTCCTCGACGCCGCCGCCGCGATCATCGACGAGATCGGCTACGAGCGCCTGACGACGGCCATGGTCGCCGAGCGGGCAGGCGCCTCCATCGGCACCGTCTACCGGTACTTCCCCGACCGCATCGCCGTCGTCGACGCTCTCGCCCTGCGCTGCGTGCAGCGCCTGACGAACAGGGTGGCCGAGACCCTCGACGCCGACGGGGCGGCCGACTGGCGCGGAGCCGTCGACATCGTGATCGACTCCAAGGTCGACCTCTACCGCAACGAGCCCGGCTTCCGGGCGATCCGCTTCAGCGACGCTCCCGACGCGGGCTCGCCGCAGGCCACCTCCTCGCTCAGCCCCTTCGCGGAGGCCGTGCTCGGGATGTTCGAGCAGCGCTTCGGCGTCGTCCGCGACGACGAGTCCGAGCTGGCCGTGCAGGTCGTCGTCGAGATCGGCGTCTCGCTCCTCGCCAGGGCGTTCCTCGCGGGGGGCGACGGCGACGCGCGCTTCGTGGACCAGTGCCGCCGCGTGTCGAAGTCCTACCTCGAGTCGCACCTCACCCTCGCCTGA
- a CDS encoding ABC transporter ATP-binding protein — protein sequence MIEFRSVTKEYPDGTLAVDDFSLVIPSRQTTVFVGSSGCGKTTILRMINRMVDPTSGSIQIDGDEIGGLEPVGLRRSIGYVMQNSGLLPHRRVVDNIATVPVLKGVSKKEARSRALDLMDTVGLDRSLADRWPSQLSGGQQQRVGVARGLAVDPNILLMDEPFGAVDPLVRADLQRELIRLQRDLDKTVVFVTHDIDEAFLLGDQVVILEKGGKIAQQGSPAEILSDPASDFVADFVGSNRGKRALHIEQTATGQVVVDDEGRTTGVLTAPVTVPPSSSSSSTGTATTSEAGAVTAPGAPAQGGHAS from the coding sequence ATGATCGAGTTCCGTTCTGTGACCAAGGAGTACCCCGACGGCACCCTGGCCGTCGACGACTTCAGCCTCGTCATCCCGTCCCGTCAGACGACCGTCTTCGTCGGGTCGAGCGGCTGCGGCAAGACCACCATCCTCCGGATGATCAACCGCATGGTCGACCCGACCAGCGGGTCCATCCAGATCGACGGCGACGAGATCGGCGGCCTCGAGCCCGTGGGCCTCCGTCGCAGCATCGGCTACGTGATGCAGAACTCGGGTCTGCTGCCGCACCGTCGGGTCGTCGACAACATCGCCACCGTCCCCGTCCTCAAGGGCGTCTCCAAGAAGGAGGCGCGGAGCAGGGCCCTGGACCTGATGGACACGGTGGGCCTCGACCGGTCGCTCGCCGACCGCTGGCCGAGCCAGCTCAGCGGCGGCCAGCAGCAGCGCGTCGGCGTCGCGAGGGGCCTCGCCGTCGACCCGAACATCCTCCTGATGGACGAGCCCTTCGGCGCCGTCGACCCGCTCGTGCGGGCGGACCTGCAGCGCGAGCTGATCCGGCTGCAGCGTGATCTCGACAAGACCGTCGTGTTCGTCACGCACGACATCGACGAGGCTTTCCTGCTCGGCGACCAGGTGGTGATCCTCGAGAAGGGCGGCAAGATCGCCCAGCAGGGCTCGCCCGCCGAGATCCTCTCCGACCCGGCCAGCGACTTCGTGGCCGACTTCGTCGGCTCGAACCGCGGCAAGCGGGCCCTGCACATCGAGCAGACAGCCACCGGCCAGGTCGTCGTCGACGACGAGGGCCGCACGACCGGCGTCCTGACGGCACCCGTCACGGTGCCGCCGTCGAGCTCGTCGAGCTCCACGGGCACGGCGACCACGAGCGAGGCCGGTGCCGTCACGGCACCGGGTGCCCCGGCGCAGGGTGGGCACGCGTCGTGA
- a CDS encoding ABC transporter permease, with product MNWIWSNADYIWDKTLVHLALSVPPVVLAFVISLPIGWLANRYRVSRGILTVAGLFYAIPSLPLFVVLPAIVGTSLRSPVNIVIGLTLYGVALMVRSVADALGAVEADVRQSATAVGYSSWQRFWRVEFPLAGPVMLAGLRVVVVSTVSLATVGGVLGVNGLGLLFIDGFQRDIPSEILAGIVITIVMALVLDGLLVLLGRALMPWSRPGRPPRASSRRSPARSSATGASSSRTPRREAVGS from the coding sequence GTGAACTGGATCTGGTCGAACGCCGACTACATCTGGGACAAGACGCTGGTGCACCTCGCCCTCAGCGTGCCTCCCGTCGTCCTCGCCTTCGTCATCTCGCTGCCGATCGGCTGGCTCGCGAACCGCTACCGCGTGTCGCGCGGCATCCTCACGGTCGCCGGGCTGTTCTACGCGATCCCGTCGCTGCCCCTGTTCGTCGTGCTCCCGGCGATCGTCGGCACGTCGCTCCGCAGCCCCGTCAACATCGTCATCGGGCTCACGCTGTACGGCGTCGCGCTGATGGTCCGCTCGGTCGCCGACGCCCTCGGCGCCGTGGAGGCGGACGTGCGGCAGTCGGCCACGGCCGTGGGCTACTCGAGCTGGCAGCGATTCTGGCGGGTCGAGTTCCCCCTGGCGGGTCCCGTGATGCTCGCGGGCCTGCGGGTCGTGGTCGTCAGCACGGTCAGCCTCGCCACCGTCGGCGGCGTGCTCGGCGTCAACGGCCTCGGCCTCCTCTTCATCGACGGCTTCCAGCGCGACATCCCGTCGGAGATCCTCGCCGGCATCGTGATCACCATCGTCATGGCGCTCGTGCTGGACGGGCTGCTCGTCCTGCTCGGACGCGCCCTGATGCCCTGGAGCCGTCCCGGCCGACCGCCCCGCGCCTCCTCGAGACGGTCCCCGGCCCGCTCGTCCGCGACCGGCGCCTCCTCGTCCCGGACGCCCCGTCGAGAGGCGGTGGGCTCGTGA